ACTGGTTCGCTGTCTCCCGCATCCGAAAAGCGGAACTCTTCGCGGCGGGCGGAAACCCGATCGCGAAATACAGCAAATGCGGACGCGGTCCGCTGCGCTCGTCCATGCCTGGCACTTCAGTCATTCCTGTTCTGCTGAGAATTGGGGGCCGTTGGCCGTACCGGCCGGGTCGGAGGCCGGTACGAGTCGCGGTACTTCATGTCGAGAACTGCCGGCCGTGCCGCAGGCGCCAGCCCTCCCAGGCCGACTCGATCATGGTGCGGATGTCGTGCCGGGCCGACCAGCCCAGCTCCTTGCCGATGGCGTCGACGGCGGCGACCACCCGGGCCGGGTCGCCCGGCCGGCGTGGACCGGTGACCGGTGGAAGGCCGGTGTGTCCGGTGACGTCGAGGATGATGTCGACCATCTCGGCCACGGAAGCACCCTCGCCGCGCCCGATGTTCAGGACCAGTGCGGCGGAGGGATCCTCGGTGAGGCGGTGTGCGGCGGCCACGTGTGCGGAGGCGATGTCCTCCACGTGGACGTAGTCGCGGACGCAGGTGCCGTCCGGCGTCGGGTAGTCGTCGCCGAAGACCCGCGGCGCCTCACCGGCCGTGAGCCGTTCGAAGACCATGGGCACCAGGTTGAACACCCCGTCGTCGCCCAGTTCCGCCGAAGCGGCCCCGGCCACGTTGAAGTAGCGCAGTGACGCTGTCGCCATGCCGTACGCCCTGCCGGCGGCGGTCACCATCCACTCCCCCGCCAGCTTGGTCTCCCCGTAGGGGGAGAGCGGCAGGCAGGGGGTGTCCTCGGTCACCAGGTCGACATCGGGCATGCCGTAGACGGCCGCCGACGAGGAGAACAGGAACCGGCCGACACCGGCGGCCGCCGCGGCCTCCAGCAGGGTGCGCAGTCCGTCGACGTTCTCACGGTAGTAGTGCAGCGGCCGCTCCACGGACTCCGCGACCTGCTTCTTGCCCGCGATGTGCACGATGCCGGTCACGGAGTGGTCGGCCAGCACCCGGTCGAGGAGCGGCCGGTCCAGGACCGAGCCCACGACCAGGGGCACGCCCTCGGGCAGCCGCTCGGCCCGGCCGGTGCTCAGGTCGTCCAGGACGACGACGGACTGACCGTCCGCCATCTCCCTGACGACATGGGACCCGATGTAGCCGGCACCGCCGGTGATCAGCCAGGTCATGTGCTCAGCCGCCGATGACGACGCGGCGCACGCCCGTCCACTTCGCCGGGTCCGTGGTGCGGCGGCCGTCGACCAGGACGCGGACGTCCGGCAGGTCGGCGGCGGAGAGCTCGCGGTACTCGGCGTGGTCGGCCTGGAGGATCGCCGCGGTGACGGCCTGGTGGCTGTCGTGCGGGACGAGGCCCAGCGCCGTCAGCTCCTCGGGGGTGTACATCGGGTCCGAGACGAACGGCACCGCGCCGCGTGCCTTGAGCGCCTCGACGACGCCGAAGACACCGGAGAACGCCGTCTCCTTGACACCGCCGCGGTAGGCGGCGCCCAGCACCAGGACCCCGACGCCCTCCAGGTCGCCGTAGGCGGCGGCCAGCAGGTCGACGGCGTACGCGGGCATCGCGGCGTTGGCCTCACGGGCCGAGCGGACGACGGTCGCCTCGGGGTCGTTCCACAGGTACATCCGCGGGTAGATCGGGATGCAGTGGCCGCCGACGGCGATGCCGGGCTGGTGGATGTGGCTGTAGGGCTGGCTGTTGCAGGCCTCGATGACCTTCTTGATGTCGATGTCGTTCTGGTCGGCGAACCGGGCGAACTGGTTGGCCAGGCCGATGTTGACATCGCGGTAGGTGGTCTCGGCGAGCTTCGCCAGCTCGGAGGCCTCCGCCGTGCCGAGGTCCCAGACGCCGTTGGGGCGGGGCAGGTCCTCGCGCTCGTCGAAGTCGAGCACGGCCTCGTAGAACGCGACGCCCGCGGCGGCGGACGCCTCGTCGATGCCGCCGACGAGCTTGGGGTAGCGGCGCAGGTCGGCGAAGACCCGGCCGGTCAGGACGCGCTCCGGGGAGAAGACCAGGTGGAAGTCCTCGCCCGGGGTGAGGCCGGAGCCCTCGGCCAGCATCGGCGCCCAGCGGGTACGGGTCGTGCCGACCGGCAGCGTGGTCTCGTAGCTGACCAGGGTGCCGGGCTTCAGGCCCGCCGCGATGGCCTTGGTGGCGGCGTCCATCCAGCCGAAGTCCGGGGTGCCCTCGGCGTCCACGAAGAGCGGGACGACGACCACGACGGCGTCGGACGCTGCGACCGCGGCCGTGGTGTCCGTCGTCGCGGAGAGCAGGCCGGCGCCGACCGTCTCCTTGAGCTTGACGTCGAGGTCGTGCTCGCCGGGGAACGGCTCGGTGGCCGCGTTGACCAGCTCCACCACCTTCTCGTTGACGTCCGCGCCGATGACCTTGTGGCCCTTGGCGGCGAACTGCACGGCGAGCGGAAGCCCGATCTTGCCGAGCGCGACTACACAGATGTTCATCGGGGTTACTTCCTCTTCGAGCTGGACAGCGCTCGGCGCAGCCGTGCGCCCACGCCAAGCTTCGGTTCCCACAGGGGGGCAGTGGTGATCACGAGCCGCCCCTTGGTGTTGGGGCTCGCCGCGACCCGGTGGGGAGTGGTGCTCCCCCACCGGCGGGCCAGCGGCATCGGCAGGCCCTCGGTGCGGACGGGGATCTCGTACGTGGCGCCCGCGACGTCGACGTAGACGCGTACGCCGCGCTTGGCCCGGACGGACTCGACGGGGATGCGGGCGCCCAGCAGGGTGCCCGTGCCGTCCTCGGCGGGCTTCCTGGTGAACTCGCCGACCGCCTTGGGGCGCAGGGCGTCCTCCGGCAGCTTGCGGGCACCGGGCTTGTCGGCGGTCTTCGGCATCGCGCCTTGGGCGAGGGCGACGAAGGCGGACGAGGTGTCACCGGAGACGCCGAGGCGCAGCTTCAGGGCGAGGGTGAGCTTCTCGCCGCTCTGCTCCCACTCCGCCGACTCCAGCTTCGTACCGTTCGCGAG
This DNA window, taken from Streptomyces griseus subsp. griseus, encodes the following:
- the galE gene encoding UDP-glucose 4-epimerase GalE, with the protein product MTWLITGGAGYIGSHVVREMADGQSVVVLDDLSTGRAERLPEGVPLVVGSVLDRPLLDRVLADHSVTGIVHIAGKKQVAESVERPLHYYRENVDGLRTLLEAAAAAGVGRFLFSSSAAVYGMPDVDLVTEDTPCLPLSPYGETKLAGEWMVTAAGRAYGMATASLRYFNVAGAASAELGDDGVFNLVPMVFERLTAGEAPRVFGDDYPTPDGTCVRDYVHVEDIASAHVAAAHRLTEDPSAALVLNIGRGEGASVAEMVDIILDVTGHTGLPPVTGPRRPGDPARVVAAVDAIGKELGWSARHDIRTMIESAWEGWRLRHGRQFST
- a CDS encoding nucleotide sugar dehydrogenase — encoded protein: MNICVVALGKIGLPLAVQFAAKGHKVIGADVNEKVVELVNAATEPFPGEHDLDVKLKETVGAGLLSATTDTTAAVAASDAVVVVVPLFVDAEGTPDFGWMDAATKAIAAGLKPGTLVSYETTLPVGTTRTRWAPMLAEGSGLTPGEDFHLVFSPERVLTGRVFADLRRYPKLVGGIDEASAAAGVAFYEAVLDFDEREDLPRPNGVWDLGTAEASELAKLAETTYRDVNIGLANQFARFADQNDIDIKKVIEACNSQPYSHIHQPGIAVGGHCIPIYPRMYLWNDPEATVVRSAREANAAMPAYAVDLLAAAYGDLEGVGVLVLGAAYRGGVKETAFSGVFGVVEALKARGAVPFVSDPMYTPEELTALGLVPHDSHQAVTAAILQADHAEYRELSAADLPDVRVLVDGRRTTDPAKWTGVRRVVIGG